The sequence below is a genomic window from Thioclava nitratireducens.
GGGGGCGCGCGGAACGCGAGCGGGGGCAGAGCCCCCTCCATGCATCAGGTCAGTTCAGCGCCCGCCAGCCGATATCGCGGCGGCAGAAGCCTTCGGGCCAGTCGATCGCATCGACCATCGCGTAGGCGCGGTCGCGCGCTTCCTGCAGGCTCGCGCCGCGGGCTGTCACGTTGAGAACCCGGCCGCCGCTCGCGACGATCTTGCCGTCTTTCTCGGAGGTGCCAGCGTGGAAGACCATGTGCGAGCCGTCCTCGGGCAGCGCGTCGAGGCCGCCGATCACCGAGCCTTTCTCATAGGCGCCGGGATAGCCCTGTGCCGCCATAACCACCGTCATCGCATGATCGGGCGCCCATTGCGCCTGCACTTCGTTCAGCCGCCCTTCCGCGCAGGCCAGCAGCAGGTCGAGCGCCTGTGCGCCGAGCCGCAGCATCAGCACCTGACATTCGGGATCGCCGAAGCGTACGTTGTATTCTACGAGACGCGGCTGGCCGTTCTCGATCATCAGACCGGCATAAAGGACGCCCTGAAAAGGGGTGCCGCGCTTGGCCATCTCGGCGACGGTGGGGCGGACGATCTCGTCCATCGCCTTGGCCTCGATCTCGGGGCTCAGGATCGGGGCGGGGGAATAGGCGCCCATACCGCCGGTATTCGGGCCGGTATCGCCTTCGCCGACACGTTTGTGATCCTGCGCGCCGCCCACGGCCAGCACGTTCTCGCCGTCACAAAGCACGAAGAGAGAGGCTTCCTCGCCCTCCATGAATTCCTCGATCACGACTTCCGCGCCCGCGCTTCCGAAGGCGCCGCCGAAAATCTCGTCGATGCCGTTGAAGGCCTCATCGAGCGTCATCGCGACGATTACGCCCTTGCCAGCGGCAAGGCCGTCTGCCTTGACCACGATAGGCGCACCCTGTTCCCGGACATAGCCCTTCGCGCCTTCCGCGCTGGTGAAGCGGGCATAGGCTGCGGTGGGCGCGTTGCAGGCGTCGCAAATCTCTTTGGTGAACGCTTTCGAGGCTTCCAGCTTCGCGGCCTCCGCCGAGGGGCCGAAGGTCAGGATGCCCTGATCGCGCAGCGCATCGGCCACACCCGCGGCGAGCGGCGCTTCCGGCCCGATCACCACGAAATCGATCGCATTCGCTTCGCAAAGTTCGAGCACCGCCGCCGCATCGCTCGGGTCGATCGCCGCGCAATCGGCGATCTGCGCGATCCCGGCATTGCCCGGGGCCACGATCAGCCGGTCGCATTTCGGATTTTGCTTGATCGCCCAAGCAAGTGCATGTTCGCGCCCGCCGCCGCCCAGAACCAGAATGTTCATCGCTCGCCCCCTTGGCCTTCGCTTTGCTGCCTTCTAAGCTGCGCGAAACCCCGAGGCAAGGCGCCCCGGACCAACGCGAAACAAGGCGGGCAGATGGACCTTCTCGACGACGAAAACGGCTCGAACGCGCATGACTACACGGTCTCCGAGATCTCGGGGCGGTGAAGCGGGTGATCGAGGGGGAATTCGGCCGCGTCCGGGTGCGCGGCGAAGTAGGCCGTGTCTCGACGCCGCGCTCGGGCCATATGTATTTCGACCTAAAGGACGACCGCTCGGTGATCGCTGCCGTCAGTTGGAAGGGGCAGGTGGCGAAAATGCAGGTCCGCCCAGAGGAGGGCATGGAGGTCATCGCCACGGGCCGGATGACGACCTTCGCGGGCCAATCCAAATACCAGTTGATCGTCGACAATGTCGAGCCGGCGGGCGCAGGCGCGCTGATGGCGATGCTGGAGGCGCGGCGCAAGGCGCTGGCCGCCGAGGGGCTGTTCGATGCGGGCCGCAAGAAGCCGATCCCGTGGCTGCCGCGGGTGATCGGGGTGGTGACCTCGCCCTCGGGGGCGGTGATCCGCGACATCCTGCACCGCCTCGCTGACCGCTTCCCGCGCCATGTGCTGATCTGGCCGGTGGCGGTTCAGGGGCAGGCTTGCGCTCCGGAAGTGGCACGCGCGGTGCGGGGCTTCAACGCGCTGGCGCCGGGCGGGAAAATCCCGCGCCCCGATCTGATCATCGTCGCGCGCGGCGGCGGCTCGATCGAAGACCTCTGGGGCTTCAACGAAGAGGCCGTGGTCCGCGCCGTGGCCGAAAGCGACATCCCGGTGATTTCGGCGGTGGGCCACGAGACCGATACGACGCTTGTGGATCACGCCGCCGACCGGCGCGCGCCCACGCCCACCGCCGCAGCTGAGATGGCGGTGCCGGTGCGCGCCGAACTGGCCGCCTGGCTGTCGGAGGCGCAGACGCGGATGATGCGGGGGGCGCGTGGGCGGCTCGATCAGCGGGGCCAGCGACTGCGCGATCTGGCCCGTGGTCTGGGCCGTCCCGAGGCGCTGACGCAACCGGCGAGGCAAAGCTTCGATCTCTGGGCCGAGCGGCTGGGGCCTGCGCTGCGCACGCTGGTTCTGCGCAAGAATACCCGTTTCGCGCCGCTGGCTGCGCAAATCTCGCCGAACCTGCTTCGGCGCTTCATCCGGGATCGGTCGCGGGAGATCGACGGACTGTCGGCGCGGCTCGCTCCGGCACCTGCGGCGCGGATGCGGCGCGCCAAGCAAGATCACACGCAGCTTGCGCGGCGGTTGGATGCGGCGCGGGTGCGGATGATCGGCGATGCGCAAAGGCGCAACCGCGAAGGGGCGGAGCGGCTGACGGGACTGGAAACCCGGCTGGAGCGCTGCCTGCCCGTACGGATCGAAGCGCAGCGCGAACGGCTCGAGCGGCTCGACCGGATGCGCCAGACGCTGGGCTATCGAGAGACGCTCAAGCGTGGTTATGCGGTGGTGCGCGGGCCCGACGGCGTGGTGACGTCGCAGGTGGTGGCGGAGAAACAGTCCGGTCTCGAGATCGAGTTCGCCGATGGCAAGCTCGCGGTCATTCCGGGCGGTGGCGGCAGTGCGACGCCGCCGAAGCCGAAGAAGAAAAAGCCCGATCCGGGACCGTCTCAGGGTAGCCTGTTCTGAAACCTATACGCCGACGTCCGGCCCCTGACAGATCAGCGGGTCGTGGCTTTCCGACAGGCTCACCAGTGGTTCCTGCGAGGGATCGCCCTTGAACTGCGCGACCAGCCCCTTCGCCGTGTCATAGAAGGTCCAGCATTGCAGCGGCGCGTATTCGCCGTAATCGAAGCAGATATACTGCCCGTCCTGATACCAGTCACCTTCCTTGCATTCGCTTTCGGTGAAGGCCCAGATCACCTTGTGGCCGGGCTTGTATTGCTCGGACCCGTAGGGCTGGCCGAAGACCGAATAGGTGATGGTGCGCCCGACGGTGCGCTGATCGAACTGCTCTGCATTGAGAGGCGGACCGAGCGGGTCGGCCGCAGCTGACAGGTTCGGCGCGAGGGCCAGCATCAGGATCAGTATCGGCCGCATCGAGGGAGGCTCCGGCTGTTGCATTGATCCAACCTGCCAGATCGCGGCCCGCTTGCCTAGCGCGCGCTCGCCCCTTCGGCGCCGCGTGGCTCGTCCTGCTGCAGCGCCTTCACGCGCTTGTCCATGACGCGGCGCCAGAGCGGCGGGAACAGCGCCAGCGCCGCCATCGCGGGTAGGCTGCGCGGCAGGACGGGCCGTTGCGGCTCGGTCAGATCGCCAAGCCGAAGGGCGGGATATTCCCGCGCCGGATGCGCATGGTGATCCGAGTGGCGCGGCGCGTTGAGCATCCACAGCGAGGTGATCGGCGCGGGCGCGTCCCAGCTGTGATGCGCATCGACCGGATCGAAGCTGCCATCGCCCCGCCGCCGCCGCGACAACCCGTAATGCTGGACGTAATCGGCGAGCAGGATCTGCAGCTGCGCATAGGCGCAGAGCAGGATATAGGCCACCACGCCCTCGGCCCCGAAGAGCAGTCCGAACAGCACCGCGAACCACAGCCCGCCCAGCAGATAGGACGGGTAGGGGCCGAGCCGCGCGATCCTCGCCTTGATCTGCGCGCTCAGCGGTGCTTTCGGATCGATCGCGGGCAGGCGGGCGAAGCGGTTGCGCTCCATCTCGTAGCCGCCGACGAAGCTGCCGATCCAGGCCCGGGGCGCAAAGGACCAGAAGCCCTCGCCAAGCTGTGCCGAGTTCGGATCGTCCGGCGTAGCGACGAAACGGTGATGGACCAGCCGATGCGCCGAGGTGTGATGGCCGAAGAGCAGCGAGATATAGACCCATTTGCCCAGCAGAAACAGCCGTTTGTCCGGCCGGTGGATCAGCTCGTGCGCGTTGGAATTCGACACCTGTCCGAAGAACAGCCCGAAGGCCAGCCAGACCGCGATCCAGCTCGGGCCCTCCAGCATCGAATGCCCTGACATCGCCGCCACGCCGAGCACGAGCAGCACGAAATGCACCACCGCCAGCGTCGTCGACAGCGCATCGGCCGCCGGGAATTCCGAGCCTTCCGGCGCATCTGGAGAGGGATGCTTCAGTGCCTCGTCGAGGAGGAACATGCACAGCGCGATCCAGACCAGCGCCGCCCAGGCCGCGAGCCCGCCGAAGACGCCCGCCACCAGCAAAAGCGGCACCGGCAGAAGCGTCACGACCGCGAAGCTGTCGACGCCCGGGATCTCGCGCGAGAGCCGCAGCAGATTTGCAAACGCACCGCGAAGGCGGCGCTTGCGCGTCGGGTCATTGCCTTGGGTCACGTGCTGCGGGTCCGGTTCGCTCGACATGGAAAGTTCCATCGTTTTGCGCCATTCTTTCGGCGATTTCGACCATTTTGTGACTCAGCTTGCGGGGGCGGGGCTTTTCTGCGCCAGATGTGGCGATGATGTCCGCAGCTCCGATCAGCCTCGTTATCGCCGCCGTCTTCGCGGCAATCTACCTCGTACGCCATGCGGGGGCGGGGGAAAGCAGCGCGAAAACCCTCGTGAAGACCGCCTCCGTCGTAGCGCTGATCCCGATGGCGGCCGCCCTGGGCGCGCCGCTTGCGATCCTCGCGGGGCTCGCCCTTGGTGCAGCGGGCGACTTCGCCCTGTCGCGCTCTGGCCAGCGCGCCTTCCTGATCGGCATGGCAGCCTTTGCGGCGGGGCATCTGGCCTATCTGATCGGCTTTCTCGAGATGGGCGCGCGGCCCTCGGCATGGACCATCCCTCTCATCGCCCTGGGGCTCTCGGCGGAGTTCTGGCTCATGCCGCGGACGGGCGGGCTGTGCTGGCCGGTGCGGGCCTACATCTGGATCATCGTCGCGATGGCGGCGGTGGCGATGGGCCTGCCCGCGGGCTATCTGCTGGTGATCCTGGGTAGCCTCGCCTTCGTGCTTTCCGACCTGATCCTCGCGCTGGAGATGTTCGTGCTGCACGACGCCGGACGTAAGCGGATCGCGGCGCGCGCGCTCTGGATGCTCTACTGGGGCGGTCAGGCGCTGATCGGCTGGGGCGCGGGATCGGGTTTTGCCGGGGGATAAGCCTTCCATCCAGGACTGCGATGAACTAGGTGGAGCGTAAGGAAAGGCCTGATCCATGTCGTTTTTCAAAAAGCTCAAATCGCGTCTGACGCGTTCTTCCTCAAAGCTCGAGCAGGGGCTCGAGGATATCGTCGCCGAGAATGCCTCCAGTGAAGACGAGGTCGCCGAGACGCCGGAACCTTCGGCGCCCGCGACGCCCGCAGAGACCTCCCCCGAGGCCGCGCCGCGGAGCCGTGCCGAACCGGGGCCGGAGCCCGAACCCGAGCCCCGGCATGATGAGACGATCAACCTCCCCGATCCCACGCCGCCCGCACCCGGCTACGTGCCCGCGCCGGTGACCGAACCGGTCGAAGAGGAACACGCGCAGATCGCAAAGGCCCCGCTCGACGTCGAGCCCGCGCCCGAGCGTCCAAACCCCGAGCCGAAGAAGCCGAGCCTTCTGGGCCGCATCTTCGGCGGCGGAGAGGCGAAACCCGCCGAGCCGCGCCGTGTCCTCGATGACGAGATGCTGGAAAGCCTCGAAGAGCTGCTCATCGCCTCAGACATGGGCGTCGACACCGCGCTGCGCGTCTCGGCAAACCTTGCCGAGGGGCGGATGGGTCGCAAGCTCTCGGTTTCCGAGATCAAGGGGCTTCTGGCCCAAGAGGTCGCCCGGATCATGGAGCCGGTCGCGAAACCTCTGCCGCTTTACCCCAAGAAGCCGCAGGTCGTGCTGGTGGTGGGCGTCAACGGGTCGGGCAAGACCACGACGATCGGCAAGCTCGCCTCACAATTCCGCGCAGCCGGCAAGCAGGTCGTGATCGCGGCGGGCGACACGTTCCGCGCAGCCGCCGTCGAACAGCTGCAGGTCTGGGGCGATCGCGCCGGCGTGCCGGTCCTGACCGCGCCCGAAGGTTCCGACCCGGCTTCGCTTGCCTATGACGCGATGAAGAAGGCCGAGGCCGAGGGGGCGGACCTTCTGATGATCGACACGGCTGGCCGGTTGCAGAACCGCGCCGATCTGATGGAGGAGCTGGCGAAAATCGTCCGCGTGATCCGCAAGGTCGACGAGACCGCGCCGCATAACACGCTTCTCGTGCTCGATGCGACGACGGGGCAGAACGCGCTGCAGCAGGTCGATGTCTTCCGCAAGATCTCGAACGTGTCGGGGCTGGTGATGACCAAGCTCGACGGCACTGCGAAAGGCGGCGTGCTGGTCGCGCTGGCCGACAAGTTCGGCCTGCCGATCCACGCGATCGGGGTGGGAGAGCAGCTCGACGATCTGGCGCCCTTCGATCCGGAGGAATTCGCGCAGGCCCTTGTGGGCCTCGAAGACTGAACCCGCGATTGGGGGCGCCGCCCCCCGCGCTTGCGAGCGCCCCCCGGGATATTTGTGCAAGCCCGAAGAGAGCCCTGCGCCTTTCCTCTTCCCCTTGGTCGAAATATCCCGGGGGTGAATGGCCCTGAGGCCAGAGGGGGCAGCGCCCCCTAGCGCCCGAGATCACGAAGGACTTCCCCTTGAGCGACTGGATCATCTCTGTCTCGGGCACCGAGACCGGCAAGCACCTCGCGCTGGGCCTCGCGCTGCTCGCGGCCTTTCTGCACGCGCTGTTCGGGGCGTTGCAGAAGGGGCGGCACGACCCGTGGCTCAGCCGCGCCGCGATCGATGCGAGCTACGGGATCATCGCGGCCCCTTTCGCGCTCTTCGTGGTGCCGTGGCCCGAGCCCTACATGTGGCCGATCTTCGTGGGCGTGTTCTTCATCCATGTCGGCTACAAGCTGCTGCAGGCGGCCTGCTACCAGCGTGGGGCCTATACGGTGGTCTACCCGGTCGTGCGTGGTACCGGGCCGCTTTTCGCGGTGATCGGGGCGGGGATTATCTTCGGAGAGCATTTCACGATCGGCCAATGGGCCGGGGTGGCCACGCTTCTTGCCGGGATCTACGGTCTTGCGATCTACAACCTGCGCAATGTGACGGTCGATCGAGAGACGATGGTGCCGGCGCTGATGCTCGCCGTGGCGACCGGTGCCTTCGTCGCGCTCTACACCACCTATGACGCCTATGGCATCCGGGCGACCGCCGATCCCTTCACCTTCCTGGCGTGGTTCTTCTTCATCGACGGCTGGTTCATGCCGATCTTCACCGCGCGGCGCTGGACGAAGCTGCCGAGTTCGGAAATGGTGCCGCTCATCAAGAGGGGTGTTATCGGCGCGATTGTTGCTTATTTCTCCTTTGGCTCGATCATGTTGGCGACACGGCTCGACAAGGTGGGCGAGGCGGCGGTGCTGCGCGAGACCTCGACGGTCTTCGCAGCCCTCATCGGCTGGCTCGTGCTGGGCGAGAAAGTTGGGCCGCGGCGTACGGCCCTGATGGCGCTGATCGCGGCGGGGGCCGTGATCGTTGAGATAGCAGGCAGGTAAAGGCAGATGGCAGAGAAAAAGATTTCCCCGTGGGTGAAAGCGGCGCTCGACTGGGGGCCGCTCATCGTCTTCTTCGTCGCCTTCAACCGGCTCAAGGACGGCACCTACGCGATCCTCGGCACCGACTATTCGGGCTTCGTCGTGGCCACCGCGCTGTTCATCCCGTTGATCGCCGCCTCGACGCTGATCCTGTGGGCCTTGACGCGCAAGATCTCGGCGATGCAGATCGCGACGCTGGTTCTGGTGCTGATTTTCGGCGGGCTATCGGTCTGGCTGAACGATCCGACCTTCTTCAAGATGAAGCCGACCATCATCTATCTGCTCTTCGCGGGTATTCTCGGGGCGGGGCTGATCCGCGGCAAGGCGTGGTTGCAGCTGGTGATGAACGAGGCGATCCCGATGGCGCATGAGGGCTGGATGATCCTGACCAAGCGCTTCGTGGGGCTGTTCCTCGCGCTCGCGGTGGCCAACGAGATCGTCTGGCGCACGATGTCGGACGAGATCTGGGTCGATTTCAAGACTTTCGGCCTGCCGATCATCCTGATCGTCTTCATCATGTCGCAGACCAAGCTTTTCGAGCGCCACGGCATCGAAAAGGAAGAGGGGGACGAGGCGGAGAAGTAACTCCGACCTGTCCGCGCCCGCCGCGATCCGTTACACCTGTCGCGACTGTCAAAGCCGGAGCCTCTCATGAAAATCGCCACCTTCAACATCAACGGCATCAAGGCGCGCCATCAGGCGCTGGTCGATTGGCTGAAGGAGGCCGAGCCGGACGTGGTCCTGCTGCAGGAGATCAAGTCGGTCGACGAGGGCTTCCCGTGCGAGCTGTTCGAGGACCTCGGCTACGCGGTCGAGACACATGGGCAGAAAGGTTTCAACGGCGTTGCGATCCTGTCGAAACTGCCGCTGGAGGATGTGACGCGGGGGCTGCCCGGCGATGAGGGTGACGAGCAGGCGCGCTGGATCGAGGCGACCGTCGTCGGCGAGAAGGGCGCGGTGCGGCTCTGTGGCCTCTATCTGCCCAACGGCAACCCGGTGGAACTCGACGATGCGGGGCGACCTGTCGCGGGCGGCAAATACGCCTACAAGCTCGCGTGGATGGAGCGGATGCAGGCGCGGGCCGAGGCGCTGCTCGAACTGGAGGAGCCCTTCGTGATGGCGGGCGATTACAACATCATCCCGCAGGACGAGGATGCCGCGAAGCCTGAAGCGTGGCGCGGCGATGCGCTGGCGCTTCCGCAAAGCCGCGAGGCGTTCCGCCGTATCCTCAATCTTGGCTTCACCGAGGCCTTCCGTGCCCGGGTGCAGGGGCCGGGGCACTACTCGTTCTGGGACTATCAGGCGGGCGCCTGGCAGAAAAACAATGGCATCCGGATCGACCATCTGCTGCTGTCCCCGCAGGCGGCGGACCTGTTGCGCGATGTCGGCATCGACAAGGAAATCCGCGGCCGCGACAAGCCCTCTGATCACGTTCCGGTCTGGATCACGCTCGACGTCTGATCGCGATTGCCGCAACGTCATTTCCTCGGCCTCGCCGCGACTGTGCATAGTGGCGGCGAAAGAGAGGAGACCCCAGATGCAAGACCAGATCAGCCGGCACCCGGTGCCGCAACTCGCCGACATGCCAGAGGATATCCGCACGCGGATCGAGGCGGTTCACGAGAAGGCCGGGTTCATCCCGAACATCTTCCTCGCCCTGGCGCATCGCCCCGACGAGTTCCGCGCCTTCTTCGCCTATCACGACGCGCTGATGGAGCGGCCTGGCAACCTGACGATCGCCGAGCGCGAGATGATCGTCGTGGCGACTTCGGCGGCAAATGAGTGCCAGTATTGCGTGATTGCACATGGGGCGATCCTGCGCATCCGCGCCAAGAACCCGCTGATCGCCGATCAGGTCGCGGTGAATTACCGCAAGTCCGACATCACGCCGCGCCAGCGGGCGATGCTCGATTTCGCGATGAAGGTTAGCCTGCGGGCGCAGGAGGTCGAGGAGGCTGACTACGAAGCGCTGCGCGCCCATGGTTTCACCGATGACGATATCTGGGATATCGGCGGGATAACGGCGTTCTTCGGCCTGTCGAACCGGCTGGTGAACATGGCTTCGATCCCGCCGAACCCCGAGTTCTATGCGATGGGGCGCTGAGCGCCTCTGGTCTTCGCCCATCCGCGCGGTCTAGGGTCTGGCAAGATCAGACAGAGGGCCAGCTAGGAGGAACGCGCGATGGGCGAGATCTTGATCCGGAGCGCCGAGGTGGTCGTCACGATGGACGGCGCCCGGCGCGAGTTGAAGGGCTCGGATCTGCTGCTGCGCGACGGCCAGATTGCAGCTGTCGGGCCAGGGCTGGAAAGCATGGGCGAGGTGGTCGAGGCCAAGGGCTGCGTCGTCACGCCGGGGCTCGTGAACACCCATCATCACCTCTATCAGACGCTGACCCGTGCGGTGCCGGGCGGGCAGGATGCGCTGCTCTTCGGCTGGCTGCAGACGCTCTACCCGATCTGGGCGAAGATGGGCCCCGAGGAGATCCGCGTCTCGGCGCAGGTCGGACTGGCGGAACTGGCGCTGACCGGCTGCACCACCAGTTCCGATCACCTCTACATGTATCCGAATGGCGCGCGGCTGGAGGACACGATCCACGCGGCGGCGGAACTGGGGTTGCGCTTCCATCCCACGCGCGGCGCGATGAGCATCGGCGAGAGCGATGGCGGCCTGCCACCCGATAGCCTGGTCGAGCGCGAAGAAGCGATCCTGAACGACTGCATCCGGATAGTCGACGCGTTCCACGATCCCAACGAAGGTTCGATGTGCCGGGTGGGGATCGCGCCCTGTTCGCCGTTTTCCGTCTCGCGCGAGCTGATGCGCGACGCGGCGCTGCTCGCGCGCGACAAGTGCGTTATGCTGCACACCCATCTTGCCGAGAATGATGAGGATATTTCCTACAGCTTGGAGCAGTTTGGCTGCCGGCCGGGGCAATATGCCGAAGATCTCGGTTGGACCGGCGAGGATGTCTGGCACGCGCATTGCGTGAAGCTGGATGCGGGCGAGATCGACCTGTTCGCGCGCACGCAGACCGGGGTTGCGCATTGTCCGTGCTCGAATTGCCGTCTGGGCTCGGGCATCGCGCCGGTGCGCCAGATGCGCGATGCGGGGGTTAAGGTGGCGCTTGGCGTCGATGGCTCGGCCTCGAACGATGCAGGGAGCCTCATCGGCGAGGCGCGCATGGCGATGCTGCTGCAGCGGGTACAAAACGGCGCCGACGCGATGGCCGCGCGCGAGGCGCTGGAGATCGCGACGCTAGGTGGCGCGCAGGTTCTGGGCCGTCCCGATTGCGGGATCCTCGCGCCGGGCAAGCGGGCAGATGTGGCAATCTGGGATGTCTCGGGGCTGGAGGCGGCAGGCGCGTGGGATCCGGTCGCGGCACTGGTACTCTGCGGGCCGCCCAAGGTGAAACACCTCTTCGTCGAGGGCCGTCAGGTGGTGCGCGACGGGCAGGTTGTGACGATCGACCTGCCGCGCGTGATCGAGACGCAGAACCGCCTCGCATCAGCGCTTATGGGCTGAATTTCTCGCGCCGCACGGCCCCGGCGGCGCTGGCGATCCGCAGCAGGCGGCGACGGTCGCCTGCAAGAGCAGACTCCATCAACCCCGAGAGGCCTCCGCGCGCCTTCAGATGCGGCGCGAGGTCGGAATGGCCGAGATCGGGGAAGATCAGGTGATCGACATTTGATGGGTGCGGGAAGGGCATCGCCTGCGCCAGATCGTCCTGCGCGCCGTGACACAGGATCGCCCAGCAGGTCGCGGGCGGAAGCGGAGTCGTCTCGCGCGCGAAGGTCGCGATCTGTCTCGTCCACTCGCTCCATCGAGCCTCCCCCGGCACGACGCCCGGTTTTACCGAGAATTGCGGAGACAATGCCAGCACCACGTCAACCGGGATCACCTCCGCTGCGACCAGCGCCGAGACCGCGCCCATCGACAGCCCAATGGCAGCGATCCGGGTCACGGGGCGGCGGCGCCGCACCTCTGTCAAGGCTGCACGCAGGGCAGGGGCGAAGCCAGGATCGTTCGTCCAGCTTCGGCTGTCGTCGCTGATGAACAGCGCCCGGCGTGGGAAGCCCGGCGTGCCGCGCCCCGTGGCGGTGGCGACGAATTCCGGTGCGGGCGGGCGGCTGGGATCGTGTCCGATCGAGGCGAAAGAGATGACCAGATCGTCGCCGCCACCGTCAAGTAAATCGACCGTGAAAGGCGCGCGGGCGTAGATCCTCTCGAAGCCGGGATCGGTCAATGCAGCCGCTTGCCCGCGACCCAAGTTCCCGCGATGGCGCGGTCGTCGCCCATCATGATCGTCGGGAAGATCGCCTCCCAGACGTCGTTCGCACGGTCGGCACGCTGCGAGATGGCAGGCGTCGAGGCGAGGTCGACCGCGATGAAATCCGCCTCCATTCCCGGCGCCAGCGCGCCGATCTTGTCGCTCATCCGCATCGACTTGGCGGAGCCTTGCGTCGCCAGCCACCAAAGCTGCGCGGGGTGCAGCGGCTGATGCGTCAGCTGGCCGATCTCGTAAGCTGCGGCCATGGTGCGCAGCATCGAGAAGCTCGACCCGCCGCCGGTATCGGTGGCCAGCCCGATCCGCTGCCCCTCGGCAAGACGTGTCGGCCAGTCGAACAGCCCCGAGCCGATGAAGGTGTTAGAGGTCGGGCAATGGATCAGCGCCGCGCCGACCTCCTTGATCCGGTCGGCTTCGCGCGGCTCCAGATGGATCGCGTGGCCATAAAGCGCGTTCTCGCCCAGTAGATCATAGGTCTCGTAGGTGTCGAGGTAATCGCGCGCGGTGGGATATAGCTCGCGGACCCATGCGATCTCGTCCACCTGCTCGCTCAGATGGGTTTGCATCAGGCAATCGGGATGTTCCGCCCAGAGCGCCCCCAGCGCGGCCAGCTGATCGGCCGACGAGGTGGGCGAGAAGCGCGGCGTGATGACATAGCTCAGCCGGTCCACGCCATGCCATTTCTGCAAGAGGACTCGGCTGTCGTCATAGGCCGATTGCGGCGTGTCGCGCAAAGCCTCCGGCGCGTTGCGGTCCATGCAGGTCTTGCCCGCCGCCGCCCGCATCCCGCGCGCCTTCGCGGCTGCGAAGAAGGCTTCGACGCTGACGGGATGGATCGTGCAATAGCTGCACATCGAGGTGGTGCCGTTCATCAGCGCCAGATCGAGATAGCGTGTCGCGATCTCTTCGGCATGGGCGGGATCGGCGAAGGAAATCTCCTCGGGGAAGGTGTAGGTGTTGAGCCAGTCGATCAGGCGCTTGCCCCAGCTCGCGACGATCGCGGTCTGCGGATAATGCACATGGGCGTCGACGAAGCCGGGCGACAGCAGATGATCGCCGTGATCGGTGATCTCGGCCTGCGGATGATCCTCGCGCAGGTCGTCCGCCTCGCCTACGGCGGCGATGAGGCCGCCCTCGACCAGCACGCCACCGCGCCGGCGATGTGCAACCACTTCGGGCCCTTCGACGAGCGCGTCGCCGCGATATTCCAGAACTTGCCCAAGATGCAG
It includes:
- a CDS encoding peroxidase-related enzyme (This protein belongs to a clade of uncharacterized proteins related to peroxidases such as the alkylhydroperoxidase AhpD.), translating into MQDQISRHPVPQLADMPEDIRTRIEAVHEKAGFIPNIFLALAHRPDEFRAFFAYHDALMERPGNLTIAEREMIVVATSAANECQYCVIAHGAILRIRAKNPLIADQVAVNYRKSDITPRQRAMLDFAMKVSLRAQEVEEADYEALRAHGFTDDDIWDIGGITAFFGLSNRLVNMASIPPNPEFYAMGR
- a CDS encoding 8-oxoguanine deaminase, producing MGEILIRSAEVVVTMDGARRELKGSDLLLRDGQIAAVGPGLESMGEVVEAKGCVVTPGLVNTHHHLYQTLTRAVPGGQDALLFGWLQTLYPIWAKMGPEEIRVSAQVGLAELALTGCTTSSDHLYMYPNGARLEDTIHAAAELGLRFHPTRGAMSIGESDGGLPPDSLVEREEAILNDCIRIVDAFHDPNEGSMCRVGIAPCSPFSVSRELMRDAALLARDKCVMLHTHLAENDEDISYSLEQFGCRPGQYAEDLGWTGEDVWHAHCVKLDAGEIDLFARTQTGVAHCPCSNCRLGSGIAPVRQMRDAGVKVALGVDGSASNDAGSLIGEARMAMLLQRVQNGADAMAAREALEIATLGGAQVLGRPDCGILAPGKRADVAIWDVSGLEAAGAWDPVAALVLCGPPKVKHLFVEGRQVVRDGQVVTIDLPRVIETQNRLASALMG
- the guaD gene encoding guanine deaminase — encoded protein: MAELHLGQVLEYRGDALVEGPEVVAHRRRGGVLVEGGLIAAVGEADDLREDHPQAEITDHGDHLLSPGFVDAHVHYPQTAIVASWGKRLIDWLNTYTFPEEISFADPAHAEEIATRYLDLALMNGTTSMCSYCTIHPVSVEAFFAAAKARGMRAAAGKTCMDRNAPEALRDTPQSAYDDSRVLLQKWHGVDRLSYVITPRFSPTSSADQLAALGALWAEHPDCLMQTHLSEQVDEIAWVRELYPTARDYLDTYETYDLLGENALYGHAIHLEPREADRIKEVGAALIHCPTSNTFIGSGLFDWPTRLAEGQRIGLATDTGGGSSFSMLRTMAAAYEIGQLTHQPLHPAQLWWLATQGSAKSMRMSDKIGALAPGMEADFIAVDLASTPAISQRADRANDVWEAIFPTIMMGDDRAIAGTWVAGKRLH